A region of the Sodalis ligni genome:
GTTTGTTGCTACGGGATCCTGCAACAAGAGACGAAGAGTCCTATCGTATTGTATTTGACCAAATTCCCGATCGCGGCGTTAACCACATTCAATTGACCCTGCGCTTTACCGTACCGGTATTCTCCTTGAGCAATACCCCCGCGCACCCCGACGTGCGGTGGCGCATCGAGCGGCAGGGCAATGATCTGATGCTGGTGGCGGTGAACCAGGGATTATCACATAGCATGCTGGCCAACCTGAGCGCCGCCACAGCCGGCGGCGAATCCCTGAAGCTGGCGGGTCCCGGGATGCCTTATATCCTGGCCGGCAACGAACGCCGCTGGGGTATCAAAGATCCCCGTCATTTGTTAAACACCGGTTCACGTGTTCATGTCATCAATCCGGGTCCGCAGGACAAATCGGACCAATGGGTGAATGTCGGCCCTAGCAATTGATTTCATCACCCTATTGGCGCCAGGCAAGCGGTATGCTCGCCATGGCGCTGATGTGGCCGGCGGCGGCAACCGGCACCCCGCCGGATGCCGGGCAAAGCCTGCTGCTCGATGTGGTGGTGAACGGCCAGGATCATAATAACATTCAGGAAATCGCCCAGCGGCAGGGCGCGCTGCTGTTTACCCGAGAACAGCTTACCGCCTCCGGATTGGTGTTGCACGGTAAGCCGGCTGAAACCGGCGACGGTCTGATTTCATTGGACAGCATCAAGGAGTGGACCTGGCGGCTGGACGCCAATGCACAAATCTTATATCTCAAGGTTCCGGTGCAAAACCAGATTGCCCAGCAGCTCAACGCCGATCCCGAGTCGGCTGACCTGTCGCCCGCCCACAGCGATACCGGCGCGCTGCTGAATTACGATACCGAGTTTACCCACTATGCGGGCCAGACCGGCAATAGCCTGCTGGGAGAGCTGCGGCTGTTCGGCAATGGGGGGGTGCTCAGCAACAACGCCCTTGAAACCCATAATCCCTATCTTAGCCAGACGGTACGGTTGGACAGCACCTATAGCGTCTCCGACGTGGCGACCCTGCGCACCTGGAACGTCGGCGACTATATCAACGGCGGTCTGGACTGGACTCGTCCCGTGCGCATGGCGGGTATGCAAATGACCACTAATTTCGGGCTGCGTCCCGATTTGGTGACCTTTGCGCGGCCCGGCATCAGCGGCGAGGTGGCGGTGCCCTCATCGGTGGATATCTATGTCAACGGGCTGCATCAGATGACCACCCAGGTGGACCCCGGTCCGTTTGAAATCAACCAGCTGCCGGTGACCAGCGGCGGCGGGGATGTGTCGATGGTGGTGAAAGACGCCAATGGCCGGCAAACCAACGAGACCCTGCCGTTTTATGCCAGCAGTAATCTATTGCAAAAGGGATTGGATTCCCTGTCCGTTGAAGCCGGCTCGGTGCGCCGGGCATATGCCAGCCGTTCCGATGATTATGCCGGCGGCGCGGCATCCATGAGCTATCGCCACGGCGCCACCGACCGGCTGACCTTGGAAACCCATCTGGAAGGCAGCGAAAAGGTGGCGATGGGGGGCGTGGGGGCTGATATGCTGGTGGGTTCTCTTGGTGTCTTGTCCGGCTCGCTGGCCGTCGGCGGCTACGGCCAGACGCCGGGAACGCAATACGGCGTGGGTTTTGTCCATAACGTTCATGCCTTCAGTTACGGCGCCAGCCTATTAAAGGCCGACTCGCATTTTTACGATCTGGCCTCGGCGTATGGCGACGGCACTCCCGGCACTACCCTGCGGGCCAATGTCGGTTTTCCATTGCCGGGGGGAGGTTCATTCGGCGTGGTCTACGCCAAGCGCTTGGTTAATTATTATAATGATTACAATTATGAATCCACCCGAATAGAAACCTCGACCCTGACCGCCACCTATTCAAGCTCGCTGCCGTTTTTGCGGGCATTTGGCTATGTTACGGCACTGCATGATTTTGATTATGACCATGATAACGCAGTGTTTGTCGGTATTTCCCTGCCCATCGGGCATCGGGCCACGGCCAGCGCCGGCGGCAGCGTCAGCAATGGGGAAAGCTATCAAACCCTGCAGGCGCAGCAGTCCGCGGTCCAGCGGGGCGATATCGGCTGGAGCCTTGGCGAGCAGAACGGATCGATATCCCGGCAGACCGCCGGGCTGGAATATAAATCCGATTGGGGATTGATGGGGGCCCAGGCAGAGCAGGGTACGGCGGGCCAGGCGCAGCGCGGCACCTTGCAGGGGGCCCTGGTGGCCATGGATGGACATGTCTTCGCCGCCAATACCATTCAGGACGGTTTTGCGGTGGTGGATACAGACGGGTTGCCCGGTGTCGAGGTCATGCAGGAAAATCGGCCGGTGGGTAAAACCGATAAAAACGGTTTGCTGTTTGTCGAAGATCTCCGCGCCTACGAGAGCAACCGTTTATCCATTAATCCCAATGATGTACCGATGGACGTCTCCCTTGAAAACGACAATCTCACCGTCAAGCCAAACGATCGATCCGGCGTATTGGCTAAATTCCCCATCCATCATACCAACGGCGCCACTTTGCGGCTGGTGGACTCGCAGCATGTGCCGCTGCCGCTGGGCAGCGTGGCGACACTGGTCAGTGGCGGGGCACAGGCCATGGTGGGGGTATGACGGCGTGACCTATTTTGAGAATCGGGCGAAACATAACCGCCTCAAGGTCGCCACACCCGGCCGGCCGGACTGCGGGCTGACCTTCGATTATCGGCCACAGACCGGCGCCATACCGGAAATCGGGCCATTAATATGTATCAC
Encoded here:
- a CDS encoding fimbria/pilus outer membrane usher protein; protein product: MLAMALMWPAAATGTPPDAGQSLLLDVVVNGQDHNNIQEIAQRQGALLFTREQLTASGLVLHGKPAETGDGLISLDSIKEWTWRLDANAQILYLKVPVQNQIAQQLNADPESADLSPAHSDTGALLNYDTEFTHYAGQTGNSLLGELRLFGNGGVLSNNALETHNPYLSQTVRLDSTYSVSDVATLRTWNVGDYINGGLDWTRPVRMAGMQMTTNFGLRPDLVTFARPGISGEVAVPSSVDIYVNGLHQMTTQVDPGPFEINQLPVTSGGGDVSMVVKDANGRQTNETLPFYASSNLLQKGLDSLSVEAGSVRRAYASRSDDYAGGAASMSYRHGATDRLTLETHLEGSEKVAMGGVGADMLVGSLGVLSGSLAVGGYGQTPGTQYGVGFVHNVHAFSYGASLLKADSHFYDLASAYGDGTPGTTLRANVGFPLPGGGSFGVVYAKRLVNYYNDYNYESTRIETSTLTATYSSSLPFLRAFGYVTALHDFDYDHDNAVFVGISLPIGHRATASAGGSVSNGESYQTLQAQQSAVQRGDIGWSLGEQNGSISRQTAGLEYKSDWGLMGAQAEQGTAGQAQRGTLQGALVAMDGHVFAANTIQDGFAVVDTDGLPGVEVMQENRPVGKTDKNGLLFVEDLRAYESNRLSINPNDVPMDVSLENDNLTVKPNDRSGVLAKFPIHHTNGATLRLVDSQHVPLPLGSVATLVSGGAQAMVGV
- a CDS encoding molecular chaperone gives rise to the protein MPSNIIFIRVLMLAVLWAIVPQASAQALAIVPIRQDLSSVHRSASFTLTNTSDKPTLIQIRGFSWIQKGNDDNFVPTSKLTVSPPFATIPPGQSQTVRLLLRDPATRDEESYRIVFDQIPDRGVNHIQLTLRFTVPVFSLSNTPAHPDVRWRIERQGNDLMLVAVNQGLSHSMLANLSAATAGGESLKLAGPGMPYILAGNERRWGIKDPRHLLNTGSRVHVINPGPQDKSDQWVNVGPSN